The Phormidium yuhuli AB48 DNA window CTCGCGGTTCCTCACGGTCGGAGAAGTTGGATAAAATCGGGCGATCTAGCCCCCTCGCTGTTCTACTTTAGGTCTGACAGTCTCTCTGGTAGAAGGCTATATTATAAGGGGTCTCAGGTAACTGGGAAGATGACATCTCTTGCATCTCCCGGCTGTTTTAAACTCAGATCTCTGACCGACAGGGTCAAGATATCCCTGATACAGGCAAAAAACTGAGATACATATTTGGGTGCTGACTATCCTCCATAGGTCTTGAGGAATGCTCTAACATCACACAAGTTTGGACAATGCCAAAAACCAAATCAAAGAAAAAAGGTCAACAGACAGCTCGCCCTGATGAGCCAGTCCTCAGTAAAAAAGAGTTGGCGGCTCAGAAGCGAAAGGACACCAAAGAGCGAAAAGCCTTTATTCAGACGGTTCTTACTTCTGGAGGAGTTGGGGCCGTTGTCGCAATTGCCCTATTCTTCATCGCCAACCCTATCCTCGCTCTGGCCGGTGGAGGGGGAACGACTGTATTATGGGTTTCGTTTAAGTATCCTTACCTTGCGTTATGGTTGTTTGTGATTTATATGCCATTTGCGGGAACGGTTACCTACTGGATCGCCGGTGGAAATCCTATTTTTCAGCTCGCTAAGGATGGATTTGCAATTCCCGCTATCATTGCTATATTTTTAGATTTAAAAAAAAGAGGTGAGCCGTTACTGATGCCCAAAAGCCTTAAAAATCCCCTATGGATTTTAGTGGCATCTGTATCGATTACTATGTTAACGATCAACCTACCGATGCAGTTTGCTAGTGGCAATCCTCCCAGGAATCCTACAGCCCCTACTCCGCCTGAAGGACAGTTTTTCTTCCAGGGTATTTTGGGAATCAAAGTCTTGTTAGGGTATCTCCCTCTCATTACTTGTACTTATCATATGATTCGAAATAAAAAGAGTTTTTTGCTGTTTACTCGTCTCCATGTTATTTTGGCAATTATTTGCTGTGGTTTGGGACTGATTCAATATATGATGTTATTGACTGGAATTTGCCAAGGCACAGATCACTTAACTGGGGTAGCGTTGTTTCAGGCTACCTTAGATTATAAATGTTTTGTAGGGGGCTCGTTGGTGTATAGTCCATCTCAAAGTATGATTCGTTTACCGGGCACGTTTGTTGCCCCTTGGCAATGGGCTTGGTTTTTAATTAGCAATGCATTTCTTACCTTTGCTTCAGCATTTAGTGACCCATCTCTAATCTGGCAGCTTGTTAGCTTTCTAGGGATGGCATTGGTTTTTGTAAATGCAGTCATTTCAGGACAACGAATTGCGTTGCTATTAGTTCCTGTTATTATTATTATTATGTTAATTGTGACGGGACAACTCAAAAAGCCATCTCGCTTCATTCCCATTGTTGGAGGTTTAGGGCTGCTGATCGTGCTAGGTTTTACTCTCTTCCCCGATGTGATTCAGGAACGAATCGATAGTACCATTGACCGTTGGAATGCCTCACCTCCCACTGATTTTATTTCTGAGCAGGCAGAAAATTCATCTGGCAGTCAGCGGCCGTTCGGACATGGGGCGGGGCGGGCGACCAACTCAACCCGTATGTTTGCCGATACTCGACTGATTGAAACCTATTATCCTAAGCTGCTCTATGAAATTGGTACGTTCGGAACGCTGTCGTTTTTAGGCTTGGTGACATCGATTACCGTAGCTACCTTTAAGATCTGGCGATCGCTCAAAGACAAGATTTGGCGGAGTTATGCAGCCTCCTTCTGGGTGTTCATTTTCTTTATCAGC harbors:
- the hpsL gene encoding hormogonium polysaccharide biosynthesis protein HpsL; its protein translation is MPKTKSKKKGQQTARPDEPVLSKKELAAQKRKDTKERKAFIQTVLTSGGVGAVVAIALFFIANPILALAGGGGTTVLWVSFKYPYLALWLFVIYMPFAGTVTYWIAGGNPIFQLAKDGFAIPAIIAIFLDLKKRGEPLLMPKSLKNPLWILVASVSITMLTINLPMQFASGNPPRNPTAPTPPEGQFFFQGILGIKVLLGYLPLITCTYHMIRNKKSFLLFTRLHVILAIICCGLGLIQYMMLLTGICQGTDHLTGVALFQATLDYKCFVGGSLVYSPSQSMIRLPGTFVAPWQWAWFLISNAFLTFASAFSDPSLIWQLVSFLGMALVFVNAVISGQRIALLLVPVIIIIMLIVTGQLKKPSRFIPIVGGLGLLIVLGFTLFPDVIQERIDSTIDRWNASPPTDFISEQAENSSGSQRPFGHGAGRATNSTRMFADTRLIETYYPKLLYEIGTFGTLSFLGLVTSITVATFKIWRSLKDKIWRSYAASFWVFIFFISYQTYYYPLDVDPVAVYYWMVVGLVLRLPDIEREDLEERAALGLDEEENAKTKKKKRK